A region of the Anolis sagrei isolate rAnoSag1 chromosome 4, rAnoSag1.mat, whole genome shotgun sequence genome:
TACGCAAATTGATTTTGCAATACCTTTGAGACTGAGCAAAAGAAGTTGATAACATAATTTTTTAAAGACCTTAGTCTTTATGCATTTAGGCAATCTTCCCCAAAGTGGTGTGTTACAGATATCCAATAGCTATGCTGACTGAGGatattggaagttgtagtccaagataTCTGGAAGTTGCAATGTTGAATATAATAGATAGGCATATTTTACATATTCATATTTTATACAGGACAAGAAAGCTGATCATTATCATTTAGTAACTGGAAATAAAATTGTTAAAACTTTACAAAATGTTGTTTGGCAAATTGAGGAATAGTTTGTTATTGTCTCCATAATAGGAAGTATGCCCGTAGTTTTACCTTTTGCGTGAACAACTGGCATCCCATCTCCCTCTCTTACTGTTGTTAATTCAGAGTAGATTAAATATTGAATTCACAGTTGTTTGTGTTTCCTTCCATCTTAAGTTGATGAAATTCTAGATCAAGCAGACTATCTATATGGGAGTGGGGAAACCGAAAAACTTTTTCAGTTACTGGATCAACACAAAAACAGGTATGTTGCTTTAGCAGACTGACTTTGGACATTAACCATAGGTTCAGAAAGGAGCCTGCCTATTTATATTGGGAGCTTTGTTCGGTTCCTAATTCTTATTGGGAGTGTGATATTGGGCCATAAAATCAGTGCTACTTAGCATTTAAAAGCCCATGAAGggaaaaacaaagaagaaagacTAAACTTTAGTCTTTTCCCACTCACTCAGGAGatggtttctttttttataagAGCTAAAGTGAAGTGCCCCATTGATAAGCTGGGGGGAGAGGTTAATTGTGTAATTAGAGTAGTTATCACTAGCATAAGTATGCAGTTTTGTAGTTATAGAAACTGTGTACTCCTCTGCCATTAGGTGTTCTTTCTCAGTTTTTCTAGATTCCTTATAGGGAGAAGTATAACACTTAGAGACACTTGGAAAAATATGTATGCTCAGGGTTTGCCTGCACCTTTGACTCTGCTAGTCTTAGGTTAGGGAATTCTGACACCTAGTGATTGAAGTTTGTGGAGATATATTTTGGAtaagtaaaattatttttaaaaaagaaaataacattagGATGTAATCTGCAGGGTTCCATGGCATCTTTCATGTGCCACGTCTGGGAGAATATAGAAATTACAGCAAAGGCATCATATTTTATTGTAATAGATGTAATAGTTACTAATAATTTGTGAATGAGGTAAACATGTTCATGATAAAGCAATGCTGACTcttattaccatatatactcaagtataatatGATCCGAatataattttaccacaaaaaaacctgggaaaacatattaactctagtataagctgagggtgggaaatgcagcagctactggtaaattttaaaataaaaatagatacctattgaagcatcagtaggttaaatgtgttttatatatttacatatagagatataatgttcgtttgtaggattaacataagtcaaaaaccactggacgaatagcCACCaaattggccacaagacacctactaacccaaggagtgaccatcactcaaaataattgattttatcatttgggagttgctgggatttatagttaacctacaatcaaagagcattctgaactctaccaacgatggaattgaaccacacttggtacagagaattcccatgaccaacagaaaacactagaagagtttggtgggcattgaccttgagttttgaagttgtagttcacttacatccagagagcactgtggactcaaacaatgaagaatctagaccaaacttggcacaaatactctatatgcccaaatatgaacacagatggagtttgggggaaatagaccttgacatttgggagttgtagttactgggatttatagttcacctacaatcaaagagcattctgaaccccaccaacattagaattggataaaacatcccacacagaacccccatgaccaacagaaaatactgtgtttcctggtggtctttgatgacccttctgacacccccttacgaccccccccccaaatcggtcctgacccccaggtcaaaaaatgctgccttaaggccacccagtccaactcccttcaccagggcaagaaaacataatcaaagccctcctgacaaagagccatccagccatagatatagatagatatatgtgattcatacacacaccaatatatatatgacagataatagtatcatcgatttgaaagggacacctaaagaaggacaattgtatattgaatgttccagagtaggcaaactagacaatctccacatcaacactgacaaagaaacaacaagaaatactgtttacccacaaacataaagaaattacatatattagaaaccaacactttctcattactttattttccagatcaccagattgggccacagcaatgcatggctgaGGACGtctaatttaagataagaatgtccaactctgattaaaccattattttaacctccttcaatgtaaatgtgcttacgtatccttccaataatagagtaataataataatagagtaacctaataataacagtaaaataataactaataataataaaaagagtaaaataataaacggaataataacaattaaataaaatattaaagtaataataataaatagaataaaaattaatgtaataatagtaaaataatgtaaatgtaataataatagagaaaataataaatgtaataaaaaataataacagagtaaaataataaacaactttgacttgagtatatgCTGaaagaggctttttcagcctaaaacggGGGCTGAAaagcttggcttatactcgagtatatacggtaatcacTCCATTATCATCAAGATGTCTACAAATGGACTCCTATATAAAATGCTCTAATATTTTTCCTGGTATTAAGATCAAGATGATTAGCCTGTAGCTTCCTGgatgttctcccccccccccaaaaaaaaagagggCAATGTTTGTTTATCTCTCACACTCTTGCTGCTAATGATATTTATACTTTGCTGTGGACTATGGACGATGACCTGGCTGTGATTAGCATATTCTGTTATGTTTGTTTATTACTAGTGAGAATGCACAAGTGCTATGGCGTCTGGCTCGAGCATTGCGTGACTTGGCTCAGCTTAGTCACACTCCcgaagaaaagaagaagcagcTGACTTATGAAGCCCTTGAGTATGCAAAGAAGGCGCTTGAGAGAGACCCATCATGTTTTAGTGTGCACAAGGTGAACAATTCAATGGAAAATTTGACATTGCTGGCTTCCAGCATTAGAAGTCCCTTGTAGAAAGATGACTCCTATAGAAAGGAGTATTatcccatctatatatataaatttgttaggggcatccaacggagaaacaaaactcaaaaaccccccaacgaaacttaaccaaaattcccatgcccataacacaacccacaaggtacaaacatatctactcaaaatgaaaaacaacacaacaacacactcacaaaacgacaaaactcaaaaattccccaacgaaacttaaccaaaattcccgtgcccataacacaacccacaaggtacaaacatatctactcaaaatgaaaaacaacacaacaacacactcacaaaacggcaaaacaacaaaactcaaaaatcccccaacgaaacttaaccaaaattcccatgcccataacacaacccacaaggtacaaacatatctattcaaaatgaaaaacaacacaacaacacactcacaaaacggcaaaagaataaaactaaaaaaaaaaccaacgaaacttaaccaaaattcccatgctcataacacaacccacaaggtacaaacatatctactcaaaatgaaaaacaacacaacaacacactcacaaaacggcaaaacaactgagcatgcgcattggcgcccagccgcaagttccctggcgcgcgcacatggccttccggccaacgttccctctgcggaaaccatgcccactccaagccccgccgtgccgcttcccgcacacacacacaccctgccacacacacacacacaaccccacactccatcactccccccgccgcctcacacacacacgcaaccccactccccccgctgccgcacgcacacatgcaaccccactccccccgccgccgcacacacacacgcaaccccacgctccatcactccccccgccgctgcacgcacacacgcaaccccacaaggaaggagggaaagaaggagagaaagagggaagattggccacaccAACACGTGGCggataaaggttgttatttctattattattattattattattattatgctattgttcctatgagaccctgggggaatgggagaagtgtcaggtcccagaggcaatgcattgcattattgttattgttatgatggtggtaaaataaaaggaaataaaaagtgaaagaaggaagcaaacagggaggtaggaaaggcaaaggaagaaagggggagggaatgaaggaaagagagaaggatgaaatcaagtagtgaaagaaggaaagaaagaaagaggtagagaaggaagaaaggagagaaagggggaggaaaagggggaaggaataggtagggacctctctttcataatagtccagatatctacctcaactttgataagttttactataggccacagcaacgcgtggcagggcacagctagtagcttAATAAAATCTTTAGCAGAAAGTGTACTGTTGTGGATGATTTTATGCTGTAACTGAAGAACTGtgtcttttaattttaaaataagtaggAATTTTACATTTCTGGAGAATTATATAATGACTGCATATTTCTTGTGGCTAAGTATTGTTACAGCTGTTAATATTCTTAAATAAGCTATTCAACTCTCTTTTTTATTTAGTGGTATGCAATCTGCATCAGTGATGTAGGAGATTATGAAGGAATAAAGACAAAAATTGCCAATGCTTTTGTTATCAAGGAACATTTCCAGGTATTTAAAGGCGCAAAATACCCAACATTCACCCATTTATTTCACTCAGTATTTTGATATCTGTAGACATTCATTTATAGCACAAACCTCCAACTGTTTTGTGAAAGAACCTTTTCAGACCACAAGCTGAAATGCAGCACTTAAACCCCGCGTGGAGATGAACTATTCTTAAACAGCTTGAACTATGCTTTCAATCTTCACTTACTGTCAGCATCTAAACTTGAATCCTTTGACTTCTCCTCCTGTATTCAAATGGCTGTTAAAACATGTCATTTCTTGTTTAGTAATTGTTAAAATGACTTCTTTATTCACTATCTGCAGTACTAGGATGTTGGCATATATTCTAAACATTATCTTGTGTTacctttctttgtttccttcacaacattttctgtttttACATCATGATCTACTTTGCCTGGAATACCATATTAACCCTTCAAACTACATCTAGCCATTCTTCATTTCTTTACTGGATGCTATTTCCATTTCATATCAGCACAGATTTGTCATTCTGACTTTTCAAGTTAGTTGTAGCTGCATTACACTGCACACTAAATGTTCATTCACTAACTCTGTCTGTTCTTTCTGCTGTGGCACCACTTCTGGTGAGGATGACTGCCACCCAgaggcagcattggtgcttttACCTCTTTGTGGAATGGCCCTCAACTTATTCATAGACCCCAAACCTGCTCTAAACTTATATATGAGCATATACTGTAAACTCAGCATTGTTGAGGGTGAAGGAAGAATTTACTGTAGCTGTGGGAGTCATGCAGCTCACTAAATCTTGCTAAACTTAATGAAAGGATAGACTTTTCAAATGTTATGTTTAATACATAACATGAAATGGCTTTGtgtgtaatgtaaatataatgtTTTGGAGGCATGAGAGCATAGAATGGTAGGGATTTATGTTGATTGGCTGAAAGTTTTAATGAGATTTGGAAAAGGCTACAGTGTAGGACAGTTGAAGAGCTAAAAATGTTAGAGAAATGTGAGTTAGCTAGAGTCTGTCAGGGTTTACATGTGTTAATTGTACGTTGTTTAATAAATAACATTTGTACTGAACATGTGCACCTCTGAAAAAGCTACCATAGTGTTATTCATGTGGATGAGTTTGGGACACATTGTGTCTATGATAGCAATAATGGTTTAAGGGTGGTTGTGTCCAGTGGTGGAATTATATAAAGTGTTGCCCAGGAACCACAAGAGAATCTAGATGGGCTCTACGCTTGTTGCCAAAACACTGGGATGTGTGGAGGGCCATGCATTTGGTGACTGTGGTGGAACAATCAGACAACCCGCACATACTTAAAGTCCTAGTAGCCCTAGATATCAAAGTCAATAATTACAAGTGCGGAATTGCTGTcccaacatctagagggccacatgATTCCCATAATAAATTACAACTGGCAGGACatcttttcactttttttttctttttcttggcagAAAGCAATTGACCTGAATCCAAAGGATGCTACATCCCTTCATCTTATGGGAATTTGGTAAAATAGTTCTGCATACAAATCATACTAGTTCTACCAGTAGCTTAGTTTGCAAAAATACACAGTGGGTTAATTATTTGTGGCATTTCCTTGAGTCTACCCTTTTGTTAGTGGTCTGTGAGCAGCCTTAGAAAATGCATGCTCAATAAACATATGAATCAAATGTGTGTTATTTAGCTTAATATGAACAGTTTTCACTCACATTTTATGGGAGAGTCAGAAAGACTGGGCTATTGTTCACAGACTGAAACATTAGGTTTTAAGGTTAGTTTCTGGATGTTATCGGTTAGAAATTGAGGTATTAATTCATTGTCAGAGATACTGACAATTTAAAGTGCTTAATTTATTGAATTACTATTAGTTGATTCAATGAGATCAAAGTGAGATCATTATAATCTGAATAGGAACTATTCTTAATCTCCCTAAGTGTCCTACTCATGTGATTATAGGGACTTTGAGAGATCCATTTAGATCTCCTGAAATATAGAAGCAAAATGTAAAAATATCATAActtaattgtgatttttttttttttttgcattttcacaGGTGTTACACTTTTGCTGAAATGCCATGGTATCAGCGCAGAATAgctgctgttttattttcaacaCCACCCAGCTCCACCTACGAAGAGGTATGAAGTCCCAATAGCTATATAAAGGTGTTATATATTGGAAGGGAAGGGTATGAATTATTTTTCACCTGGAAACTGTAAGATGGTAATACTGAAGAGTAGAACATACTGATCTTGATATTCCAGAAATAAATGTATGATTATGGAGGGATAGGTATCTTAAAACCTAAGGCTATAGTATTATAAAATGAAACACATTAACCACACAGAACTtgatattttgaaaaagaaatatagCAGTATTAGGACAATTAACTAAGTATCATATCAATAACATAACAGTCTAACACAGCATGATTCTGGAGTTTGTATTTCATGAAGAAACCTGGTTATGTATGAATCTGCCTTGTATCTGCTAAAGATGGGGCTTTTCATAGTGTATGGAACTCTGCTGATTAATATTAAACAAGCTCCATTTCTGCTGAGTTTATTGCTCAGTCGGATATTTCTTTTCAGAAAAAACTTTCCATAATTTGTAACCCAGCCATAAGTTCCACTATGGCTTTT
Encoded here:
- the RMDN1 gene encoding regulator of microtubule dynamics protein 1 isoform X1 encodes the protein MATRAAVVTARRLVRAASFARSRLFFEAPRSRGGSEVLEKSRFFRRGLAFSLFPYFGYETYLLISQSSVVHAKTQVDEILDQADYLYGSGETEKLFQLLDQHKNSENAQVLWRLARALRDLAQLSHTPEEKKKQLTYEALEYAKKALERDPSCFSVHKWYAICISDVGDYEGIKTKIANAFVIKEHFQKAIDLNPKDATSLHLMGIWCYTFAEMPWYQRRIAAVLFSTPPSSTYEEALRYFQKAEDVEPNFYSKNLLFLGKTYMKLNNKKMALLWLTKAKERVSHTEEDKQVQKEALEILNSM
- the RMDN1 gene encoding regulator of microtubule dynamics protein 1 isoform X2, which encodes MATRAAVVTARRLVRAASFARSRLFFEAPRSRGGSEVLEKSRFFRRGLAFSLFPYFGYETYLLISQSSVVHAKTQVDEILDQADYLYGSGETEKLFQLLDQHKNSENAQVLWRLARALRDLAQLSHTPEEKKKQLTYEALEYAKKALERDPSCFSVHKWYAICISDVGDYEGIKTKIANAFVIKEHFQKAIDLNPKDATSLHLMGIWCYTFAEMPWYQRRIAAVLFSTPPSSTYEEALRYFQKAEDGTKGSFGNSQFYVTTIL